A genomic stretch from Polyodon spathula isolate WHYD16114869_AA unplaced genomic scaffold, ASM1765450v1 scaffolds_3527, whole genome shotgun sequence includes:
- the LOC121312086 gene encoding E3 ubiquitin-protein ligase TRIM47-like — protein sequence MASDLWTEDQFSCSVCLELLKDPVTTSCGHSYCIGCIKNCWDQTDHTSVYRCPQCRETFTPMPDLSRNTMLAEVLEKLKKTGLNPPPAQSYAGPEDVPCDFCTGRKFKAVNSCLTCLASYCETHIKPHSEVTPLKRHKLINATGNLEQKLCTEHQKVLEVFCRTDQTCICMLCTQDEHKSHDTVSAEKERTGKQVTV from the coding sequence ATGGCTTCAGACTTGTGGACAGAAGATCAGTttagctgttcagtgtgtctggagcTATTGAAGGACCCAGTCACTACATCATGTGGACACAGTTACTGTATTGGGTGTATTAAAAACTGCTGGGATCAGACTGATCATACAAGTGTCTACAGGTGCCCCCAGTGCAGAGAGACCTTTACCCCAATGCCTGATCTGAGCAGAAACACCATGCTGGCTGAAGTTTTGGAGAAATTAAAGAAGACAGGACtcaatcctcctcctgctcaaagTTATGCTGGACCTGAAGATGTGCCATGTGATTTCTGCACTGGGAGAAAGTTCAAAGCTGTAAACTCCTGTTTGACGTGCCTGGCCTCTTACTGCGAAACACACATCAAGCCACACAGTGAGGTTACTCCATTAAAGAGGCACAAGCTGATCAATGCAActggaaatctggagcagaagcTTTGTACTGAACACCAAAAGGTTTTGGAGGTCTTCTGCAGAACCGATCAGACATGTATTTGCATGTTGTGTACACAAGATGAACACAAGAGCCATGATACAGTCTCAGCTGAGAAAGAAAGGACTGGGAAACAGGTAACGGTTTGA